The genomic window GCTTTAGAAACCACATTACCATGGAGTTCTGTGTTAGCACCATGTTAGGGTCTGAATCTTAATGTAGCAAATGCTCAGTGGGATTAAAAACAATGACAAATGTTCTGATGTTTCCAATAAATGAGCCATTGGTTCTCTGGTCCATTTACAAGAGGCTTGGTGAGCTGCAGCTGTTAGGCTTCAATGACGTGTTAGAAGGAACTAAGTGTTGGACTTTAAAATTTTAAAGGTCTCTCAGCAGCTGCTTTATAACATTCAACAACCAGCAGGATAGGGTACGTCTCAACCTATTTGTGCTCAAGAAGCTACAACCTTTTAATGATGTATGCTTGCTTTTAATTCTTGATCCTCTTTGGATGTTTAGATGGGGGCTGTGATTGCCAAACTTCTCCTTCCAACTATCAGCAGTCTGGTCTTTCTCCCAATCATTACAATTGCAGCAAAGCGGAGATTCCATATGGAGGCAATGGTTTACTTCTTCACAATGTTTTTCATTGCGGTgagaagaaataatttttttcattttttgtatTTACCCTTAGGGTTTTTCTATAACAAGgtgctgaactgttcccacaacaaataggctcactttcaaagtctcttcatctcatgttctcgatatttattgtttttttttcttttgtatttgcacagtttggtgtcttttgcacattggttgtttgtcctgttgagtgtggtctttcactgattttattgtgtttctcagATTTATTGTGGATGcttgtaagaaaattaatctcagagttatatatggtgacataaatgtactttgataagaaatttactttgcgCTTTGAAATTTGAAGTCCTGTTGTCACCAACAATTGTGTGCCACAAGTGAATTTTTCTCTATTTTCTTGACTCTGAGTTGTGAAGGTATGACCAAACAAGCATTCAACTTTATTTGACGTCAGGATTGCCCCTCCTGAGTGTAACTTGTGTAATTTTTATCCATTCTATTTTATGGAATGAATATAACTCCTTCATCTCTTTTATTTAGTGCTTATTATGTATTAaatctgtatctctttcacccatATAGTTTTTCCACGCTTGTGAAGGTCCTGGGCTGACAATTTTATGTATCATGCGGCATGACATTCTGCAGTATTTCAGCATTTATGGCACAGCCTTATCCATGtgggtcactttattaggtatgtgtTATTTGCGAACTCCACCTGTAAGAGAATAGACAAAGTAAATGGCTCTGTTGTCTTAACAGGAGTTCCCCAGCACACACTGTGGCATTGGATAGCAAGTACAAAGATGCAATTGACTTCACTTTTCCATGAATCTCAATACTGAACGGAGCCTGAAGCAAAAACATCTCTGCATAATCAGAAATATTTAAGTAAAATCACTGAAATGTTTAAGAAAAGATTTCTGCATCCCTGAATGCAGTTTGTATGTACATGTGATGAATGtgagtctgtgtagatgtgatgaAGGCAGCTTAAGGATAGATAGATATAGTAAATATGTTTTCAAGGAAGTTTGTATGTTGATATGGAAGTGATTCATTAGCGAGTCTTGTGTTTATATTGTGAATTTATTTCTAAAAGGAATTGGTGTTTTAACATGATTGTGATTCTGAAGGGAGAGTGTGAATAGAAGTGTTGAAGAGTGTTTGTGAGGGTATCTGACTATCTGTCACCTGAACAAATTTTTGAAGAGACCTTGTGTAGTAATGAAGAAGTTTCTGAAGGAAGATTGTCAAGTACATATGTTAGACATGTTTCTTTATAGAGTGTGTGCAGGTATGTACAGTAAATGTGCTTTTGAATGGTGTTTCTGTGAAGTTATGCTGAATGTAATTTTGAAGGAAGTTCTTGTGCagatttcaaacaagagaaaatcggcagatgctgaaaatccaagcaacacacactaagtgctggaggaactcagcaggtcaggcagcatcagtagaaAAAAGTATAGTCGAAGTCTTGACCTGAAgcctctgcctggcctgctgggttcatcCAGCATTTGTGTCCTGCATAAATCTTTGCATAGGCATTGACTAAAgttcaggatttttttttggtGAATAAATAATTGAATAGTTAGATAATTATATAATCTCAAGTACTGTACTAGGTTTGAAAATgtatttactttttattcttaAGACTGGGAGTACTGACGCTGAAGTGCACTCTTATTAAAACTCATTAGCAGTATTTAGCAGCTTACATGTTAAAGATGTCATCAGATATATTAGCCAGAACTGCAGATTTTATGTTGCTTTTTACATTTAGTGTTATCATTATTGATGAATGGTCTGTGGGGCAAATATTGTACCGATTGCCCAGTATTTTCCAGGTCTTTATATTGCAGTCTTTCCTCTCAGAGATAATTGACTGTTTTAAATTGATATCAATCATAATAACTACTTTTTAAATTATAGGTTAGATAATACAACCAGATAATACAATCAGGTTAGATAATAGagactatattaaaaaaaaatctaaattcaGTTTCTATTCAATGGTCGACTACCTATCATAGCATTTTTGGTGCTGGCTTAACTCTTGTCAATTAGCTTAATTGTTTTTTCTATGGAGAGCAAATACATTGCTTAGTCCTAGTAataaggcttatggaatgcttgtttttattaaTAGTGctgttgagttcaaaagtcaggagacttttataaaactctggttaggccacatctggagtactgtattgtgtacatttctggccTCCCCACGGTAgaaaggatgttgaagctttggggagggtgcagaagaggttcagcaggatgctgcctggtttagagagcatgtactatcacaagaggctggataaatttAGATTGTTTGCTCTGGAGTTgaggagaaatctgatagtggtttacaagattatgagaggcatagatagagtggacagagagtatctgtttcccaggattggaatgtctaataccagaagcaTGCATTGCAAAGTGGGAGGGGCTAGATTTAAGGGGGATgtgagaggtaggttttttactcagagagttgtgaatgcctggaatgcattgcctcatgtggtggtagaggcaaatacattagaggcttttcagAGATGTTTGGATTGGCACATCAATATAAGGAGGATGGGGGGATACGGACATGgtataggtaggagggattagtgctaGGGtgttttttgatttgcttttagcTGATTCGtcagaacattgtgggctaaatggcctggcCCTGTGCTGTATACTATATTCAATGTTCTAGTAATGTTTTCTGACTTCCTAGCTAGAAAGTGTATCCAATTATTTAACTAAATTTTAATTCAATTAGCACATGGTACTCCTTACTTTACATTGAATCACTTTACAGTGCAAAAGAAGGCTATTCAGCTCAAGGAAACACAATCAAGAATAATCTCACATGAAGAATGGCCCCCAAAGCATGACACAATCCATTAGGCAATGACTATTTAAGTGGTATAACTAGAAAAGGAGCAAGTAGTTGAAGATATAGTGATATAGTGATATTTTGCAACTTCATACTTATGCATTTAGATGGTACCTGAACAGGAAAGGAGTAGAGAATATGGGCCTAatccaggcaaatgggattagtattaTTAGGGATCACAGTCAGTAAGGACAAATTGGGATACCACAGTGCAATAAAGTTTTTTGTAAAGTGTTTTAGTTGATTGGGTGGTTGGTTATACAAACATTTTTATGTGTACTTTTCTGATTCCAGATAATTCAAAATTGATTCTTCATGGGTGGACAAAGCACATAGAGAGATTAAAATTTCCAAGGCAAAATGAGtatttctcacataatagaaaaTCTGTCTGCTAGTTACCAAGATGTATACAGCAGATTACCTAAAGTGTTAATCTTATTATAGTTTAATAATTTTGCAATGCATAATTACCAGTAGTTTTGTCCACTTAACTGTAATTTGTGTGAACCATTAAATAATTACAAAATTCAAAatatttctttcctttctttgcTATTTAGCACTAGCTGAATTTGAGGAACCAAAAAGGTCTACTTTGGTTATTTTTGGAGTGCTGACAATGTCTGTGCGCATCTATCAAGATCGATGGGGCTATGGAGTTTATTCTGGACCAATTGGAACAGCTGTCTTTATAATAACTATCAAATTTGTATGTAGAATTTTTCTTTTTTACAAGTCTTTGTGGCCATTTCCTTATTCTGATTTTCCCCCTATATTATGCTTCACTAGTTTCATAGGCAGCTTAGAAGCAAGATAATGAAGCAATTATTTATCTGGCCTTTGGATCCTAGGCTGGGTCTCTTTTTTCTTGGAGAAAAAATATTGAGGATAGCCAGTACAAGATCTTGAAAAGAGTCAGGACTAGTAATTCTACCTACGTGGAAGACTATTAAAGAAAAGGCTTTTAAATTGAAATAATCACTAAAAAATAAAATGAGGAACAAAAAATAGAAAAAGGTGGAAATAGCACCTGCTGAAAGAAAAATAGTATTTGCAGTTCTTGTGGAAGACATTTTATGTGAACAGAAAGGGAGAAAAAATTTAGTTTTAAGTtgaagagaaggcaggggaggcaTTTGTTAGATAAAAGGAATATATGTGGAGATGGGTTAATTATGGGCAGTCAGGATAACAGAGAAGTGTGATATGTTGCAAATAAAGTCAAGGTGTACTAATGGAGAGGGAGCAAGAAAACAAGCCCATATTACAGATAGATAATTTACAGCAAAAATGGCTATTTGTGATATAGACAGGGGAAGCAAGTTATTGGAAGTGTTGAGTTCAGCAGTGTCAAGAAGTCTGCAACATGCCTGGATGATAGATGATCTGCTGTTCCTCAAGTTTGTTATAACAGTGCAAGAGGCCACAGACAGAATGGTATGGAGAACTAAAGTAGAAAGCACAGGAAGCTCAGGGTTCCTGTGTTAGTCAATTTTGATTTTCAAATAAGTGAAAATATTTCCAGAAATTCTTATAACTTAAGTAAAAATTGCTATCCTTGAGTGTTACTTTCTTCATGTCCCATTACAGTAAGAGATCTTAGCTCCCTTACAATTATTATTCATTAATTATTTAGGTTACCTGAATTTTTCCCAATGTTTTTCATGGTAGAAAGTAAGTGAGATTGCATTCAATTATGCTCTGACCCTATCTTGCTTAAAGTGCTTAGGAGACCCCCCATAGGAAGCTCATTACTGTGCTGAATTCAATAAGTAGAGAAATATGAAGAGAATTACATCCACTTGGTGGCGCGTTAACATTTCTAGTGCTTATAGTCAGCAGCTTCTTATGAAATAGAGTGAAAGAAAATCTTAACTACAAACTTTATCTTTTATTAAATAATCTATGTCACATTGCTAATGATCACAAGTGATTATTTGTAAAATTAATCGAGTGTTACAATTCAGCTACAATTTGATGAGAAAAATTAAATCACACATTACAGTGGTAAAAAAGGTGTACTAAAATTAGCTATACATAAAAGGAAAGCAAATCATGTGCTAAAAGGGAGAAGCAAAATGTAGACCAGTTGCACTAAACTTGCATCATCCCTTAGTTACACCATATTTGGAGCAACCTGGACAGGTCTGATTCACCAAATAATAGAATGGATATAAAGACAGATTTATGACACCAAAATTGCTAGATTATAGCTTTCAGTAATGAACAGACTGAATCTCTATCATtttagaagaaaaaaattaaggGCAATTTAATCAAAATTCTTAAAGTTACACAGGAATTGAGATAGAATTGGTACAATTATTCTGCTTGTGCCAAAGAGCAAAAGGGAATGCACCCAACTGAGAAGTTACCAAGAAATAAAATGAGGAACTCTGCAGACTTTTTAACAGAAAAATGTGGGTGTCACTATCATAGGACTTTCTTGATGCAAATAGTAAAGATGTGTTTAAGGAGGGTCCTAGATAACACACAAAGGAAAATTAATTGAAAATGTGCATATAAAATGATTAAAAATGTATATATCTCTAGTGAAGGATAAATGTCAGATAACTGATTGGCTCGTATGtcatgtttttgtgctgcatataTATTCTATGAAATTCTATATAACATTTTGCATATTTTCAAAACTACTTAGAAAGTGAGCGAGAATGTGCTGTTGTCACCATTCCAAAAGTAGGGGTAGTGGCTGTGAAATGATCATGCTAAGTACAAAGAGTTTGGTGGAAGGATGAcacattttaattattttactgAAAGTGCTTGGTTTAAAGTACTTAAATGTGAATTAGGTTGGTGAATGACTGCTGCTTTTACTTTCAGTTGAAAAAAATGAAAGACAAAAAAGGCCTGTACCCAGATAAAAGCATCTACACGCAACAAATCGGCCCGGGCTTCTGCTTTGGTGCACTTGCTTTGATGCTCCGATTCTTCTTTGAGGTATAAGAGACAGATTTTAATTTTCAGCTAAAACAATTTAAACAGGAAAAGCTCTGTAATCAAGCACATGCTGGTTTGTCAAATATATTGGTTAATCTAGAGGTACATTACCCAaaaatgttttgaattaaaaATTCAGTAATAAGAAATGTAAAATACATGAAAACTCTAAGAGTACTAATACTATGACCATCTACTAAGAGGATCCAAAATGACATTCTGTAAATGGGGAGCTACATTATATGTAATATGTCCCTAGAATAGAAACCTTCACTGGAGAATTGTGAGATTTCTAGAATGCCAGCTATTCAAGCTTGATGAATTGTGAATGACTGTATATTGAGCTTTTGGGAGAAAGCCTTTTCACTTTCTTCTGATTGATTTCAGATTTGTCTTTTGTTCATTTACTGACAACTTCCCAGTGAATCAAAGTGATTAATTCTCATATCAATAGCATTCTATTAATCAAACAATTGCAAAAAAAGTCTGATTGTTCTTGAATATGCCTTCCCCATACTATTCAACAGTCTATATTTGAAAGGACAATCGAGATGTATTATGTTTGAAGCATTTAATAATGATGTACAAGGTTTAAGAGTGACTTCTGAAATGGAAAAAATGAGTTGAATTATGGTTAAAAGTGTTTTATTAGTTAGGCTAAAGAAAAACAAGGTTCCAGAGTCAAAGCGATTTGTTCTAAATTCTAGCACCCATTAGTTGATGAATAAATATTTCTTGAAACTGAATAACATCAAGTTTGAAGCTATCGTCCTTGGTCTCTGCACAAACCATGTTCCTAAGCCAAGCATGTTTCTCTCCCTGGTAATGGTCTGAAGCTGAGCCAGAGATTTTGGTATTATGCTTGACCTTAAAATGAGCTTTTAACAACTTGTGTGCGGTATTAATAAGATTTATATTTTTTAACTTTGGAATATCATCCAATTCCATCCTGCTTTGTCCCATTTGCTGAAACTTTTAATCATGCCTTTGTCTTAACCCTCTATGTGTTGAAACTTTGATGCATCTTATTGGCTTCTCAGTTCCCCATGCATAAATGGAGTCAACCAAAATTGCACTGCAAGTATCCAAATTTGCATCATCCAACTTGATCGACATTGATTAACAATTAAACATTTGCTTGATTTGAACATTCTCATCCTTGCCTT from Hypanus sabinus isolate sHypSab1 chromosome 18, sHypSab1.hap1, whole genome shotgun sequence includes these protein-coding regions:
- the mymk gene encoding protein myomaker, whose protein sequence is MGAVIAKLLLPTISSLVFLPIITIAAKRRFHMEAMVYFFTMFFIAFFHACEGPGLTILCIMRHDILQYFSIYGTALSMWVTLLALAEFEEPKRSTLVIFGVLTMSVRIYQDRWGYGVYSGPIGTAVFIITIKFLKKMKDKKGLYPDKSIYTQQIGPGFCFGALALMLRFFFEEWDYSYVHSFYHCSLAASFILLLPKMNSQAGNAGNPVKLSCCTLCCV